In the Phaeobacter gallaeciensis genome, one interval contains:
- the parE gene encoding DNA topoisomerase IV subunit B: MPNDLLSTPDAETYDASSIEVLEGLEPVRQRPGMYIGGTDERALHHMVAEILDNSMDEAVAGHANRIEVELHADYSVTIRDNGRGIPIDPHPKFPDKSALEVILCTLHAGGKFSGKAYQTSGGLHGVGSSVVNALSDLMVVQVAKNKELFEQRFSRGIPQGPVEKVGAAPNRRGTSVTFHADEQIFGSHRFKPKRLMTLVRSKAYLFSGVEIRWKSAIDDGETPTEATFHFPGGLRDYLSEVLGKATTYADAPFGGKVEFREKFGEPGYVEWAINWTPARDGFIQSYCNTVPTPEGGTHVAGFWAAILKGIKAYGELVGNKKATQISREDLMTGGCALVSCFIADPAFVGQTKDRLSTESASKMVENSVRDHFDNWLAADTKSAGAILDFLILRAEERLRRKQEKETQRKSATKKLRLPGKLTDCTSKDRRGTELFIVEGDSAGGSGKGARSREYQALLPLKGKILNVLGAASNKLGSNQEISDLCEALGVGLGTKFNLDDLRYDKIIIMTDADVDGAHIASLLMTFFFTQMRPLIDGGHLYLACPPLFRLTQGAKRVYCLDEAERDKWLEKGLGGKGKIDVSRFKGLGEMDAKDLKETTMDPKTRKLIRVTIDEDEPGETGDLVERLMGKKPELRFQYIQENAKFVEELDV; this comes from the coding sequence ATGCCCAACGATCTCCTGAGCACGCCTGACGCCGAAACCTATGACGCCTCCTCGATCGAGGTTCTGGAGGGGCTTGAACCCGTCCGCCAGCGGCCCGGCATGTATATCGGCGGCACTGACGAACGCGCGCTGCACCACATGGTGGCCGAGATCCTCGACAACTCGATGGACGAGGCCGTCGCCGGCCATGCCAACCGGATCGAGGTGGAGTTGCACGCCGATTACTCGGTTACCATCCGTGACAACGGCCGCGGCATCCCGATCGACCCGCACCCCAAGTTTCCCGACAAATCCGCGCTTGAGGTGATCCTCTGTACCCTGCACGCGGGCGGCAAATTCTCGGGCAAGGCCTATCAGACCTCGGGCGGCCTGCACGGGGTTGGCTCCTCGGTGGTGAACGCCCTGTCTGATCTGATGGTCGTGCAGGTGGCCAAGAACAAGGAACTGTTCGAACAGCGCTTCTCCCGCGGGATTCCGCAGGGGCCGGTGGAAAAGGTCGGCGCGGCCCCCAACCGGCGCGGCACATCGGTCACCTTCCACGCGGATGAGCAGATCTTTGGCTCGCACCGCTTCAAGCCCAAGCGGCTGATGACGCTGGTGCGCTCCAAGGCCTACCTCTTCTCGGGCGTGGAAATCCGCTGGAAATCCGCCATCGACGACGGCGAAACCCCGACCGAGGCGACCTTCCACTTCCCCGGCGGGCTCAGGGATTACCTCTCCGAGGTGCTGGGCAAGGCCACGACCTATGCCGATGCGCCCTTTGGCGGCAAGGTGGAGTTCCGCGAAAAATTCGGTGAGCCGGGCTATGTGGAATGGGCGATCAACTGGACGCCTGCCCGCGACGGCTTCATCCAGAGCTACTGTAACACCGTCCCCACCCCCGAAGGCGGCACCCATGTCGCCGGTTTCTGGGCCGCGATCCTGAAGGGCATCAAGGCCTATGGCGAGCTGGTCGGCAACAAGAAGGCCACGCAAATCTCGCGCGAAGATCTGATGACCGGGGGCTGCGCGCTGGTTTCCTGCTTTATCGCGGACCCCGCATTCGTCGGCCAGACCAAGGACCGCCTGTCGACCGAAAGCGCCAGCAAGATGGTGGAAAACTCGGTCCGCGACCACTTTGACAACTGGTTGGCCGCCGATACCAAATCCGCGGGCGCCATCCTCGATTTCCTGATCCTGCGGGCCGAGGAACGCCTGCGCCGCAAGCAGGAGAAGGAGACCCAGCGCAAGAGCGCCACCAAGAAGCTGCGCCTGCCGGGCAAGCTGACCGATTGCACGTCAAAAGACCGGCGCGGCACCGAACTCTTCATCGTGGAGGGCGACTCGGCCGGTGGCTCGGGCAAGGGCGCGCGCAGCCGCGAATATCAGGCGCTCTTGCCGCTGAAGGGCAAAATCCTGAACGTCCTTGGTGCGGCGTCAAACAAGCTGGGATCAAACCAGGAAATCAGTGACCTTTGCGAGGCGCTGGGGGTTGGCCTTGGCACCAAGTTCAACCTCGATGATCTGCGCTATGACAAGATCATCATCATGACCGATGCGGATGTCGACGGCGCGCATATCGCATCGCTGCTGATGACCTTCTTCTTCACCCAGATGCGGCCACTGATCGATGGCGGTCACCTCTACCTCGCCTGCCCGCCCCTGTTCCGCCTGACGCAAGGCGCGAAACGGGTCTATTGCCTGGATGAGGCCGAGCGGGACAAATGGCTGGAAAAGGGTCTGGGCGGCAAAGGCAAGATCGATGTTTCCCGCTTCAAGGGTCTGGGTGAAATGGATGCCAAGGACCTGAAAGAGACCACGATGGACCCCAAGACCCGGAAATTGATCCGGGTGACGATTGACGAGGACGAACCGGGAGAGACCGGCGATCTGGTGGAGCGTCTGATGGGCAAGAAACCCGAACTGCGGTTCCAGTATATTCAGGAGAACGCGAAGTTCGTGGAGGAGCTGGATGTGTGA
- a CDS encoding DUF4238 domain-containing protein, with amino-acid sequence MSEPKRHHILAETYQKHFIQEGNCVWVHDKFTRKTFTTQPINVAVRTDFNTALTPAGGLDRKTIESFFSNFEADYPATIAQLRSGVQTTDSINHAIAFMNLQVIRSPVLRQLMSDLLMQFSPKDNAALRAYGVHDVGLKLLEQARSGDVDAKIKIGLQSSKHLGLGVMNALKDVAYRTIRLDTPISLVSSDNPIVYFSVKRERGKWRSGLPLPSTRILCFFPLAKDILLFGDTEKPPFEQLFSERPSQVCNSVALVKRVNAINALTAERTIIAPTERDLSKTLSAIEKKNVKPNTLFSMCTELAKVAIRINNEHWNIRSSQ; translated from the coding sequence GTGAGTGAACCCAAGCGACATCACATCCTTGCAGAGACATATCAGAAGCACTTCATTCAAGAAGGCAACTGCGTTTGGGTCCACGACAAATTTACGAGAAAAACGTTTACCACACAACCTATCAATGTGGCGGTCAGGACAGATTTCAATACGGCACTCACTCCGGCAGGAGGATTGGATAGAAAGACCATAGAATCTTTCTTTTCCAATTTTGAGGCAGACTATCCTGCAACCATTGCGCAACTGCGGTCTGGTGTCCAAACTACAGATAGCATTAATCACGCAATCGCTTTCATGAATTTGCAAGTCATTCGCTCGCCTGTGTTGCGCCAATTGATGAGTGATCTCTTAATGCAATTTTCTCCTAAAGATAATGCAGCTTTGAGAGCCTATGGCGTGCATGATGTCGGCTTAAAATTACTAGAACAAGCCCGATCAGGCGACGTTGATGCTAAGATCAAAATCGGACTTCAGTCTAGCAAACATCTTGGCCTGGGCGTCATGAATGCTCTGAAAGACGTCGCCTACCGCACCATTCGATTAGACACACCAATCAGCCTGGTAAGCAGCGATAACCCCATAGTATACTTTTCTGTAAAACGAGAACGCGGAAAGTGGCGTAGCGGATTACCGTTGCCGAGCACTCGGATACTGTGTTTTTTCCCTCTGGCAAAAGACATTCTTCTTTTCGGTGACACCGAAAAACCGCCCTTCGAGCAGTTGTTTTCAGAGCGCCCTTCGCAAGTCTGTAATTCAGTGGCTCTCGTTAAGAGAGTTAATGCAATAAACGCACTGACTGCTGAAAGAACCATCATTGCTCCTACAGAGCGCGATCTGAGCAAGACCCTTTCCGCAATCGAGAAAAAAAATGTTAAACCAAACACTCTTTTTTCAATGTGTACCGAACTGGCCAAGGTTGCCATCCGAATA